The Candidatus Eisenbacteria bacterium genome includes a region encoding these proteins:
- a CDS encoding HAMP domain-containing protein, translating into METVEARPADEPRRGRGGLQARIFLTFGVVVVGLVLTAVTFFVRSESDSLLRETRKRGFAVARSIAWLSTPALLSYNYIALNQAASRSQAGSEIAYVVIYDKEGQIAADSRSPNSYGQPPRDPADHRAHEAREERWSFIDPGRPGEPRILEILLPVYVEGYTVKWGTVRVGISLEGLDTEVAALTKNLMVVALLASVLCLIGARLAARGITRPIARLVAATRAIAQGDYSQRLHLRGGDEIATLAWHFDRMADEVQRQQAEILASREHLARLNQSLEAAVEARTYALTESEAKYRILVESSPQGILILQSGKAVFANPALAQMSGRTLAEILLPGFDPLSMFARDSRQAIRDIMSAPERHRAPVAVEMERDGTKLSVEAQGAPLVFQNAPATMFLLSDVTAMKDL; encoded by the coding sequence ATGGAGACGGTCGAAGCGCGTCCCGCTGACGAGCCGCGGCGCGGCCGTGGCGGGCTCCAGGCCCGCATCTTCCTCACGTTCGGCGTGGTCGTCGTGGGCCTCGTGCTCACGGCCGTCACCTTCTTCGTGCGGAGCGAGTCCGACTCCCTCCTCCGCGAGACGCGCAAACGCGGATTCGCGGTGGCGCGGAGCATCGCGTGGCTCTCGACGCCCGCGCTCCTCTCGTACAACTACATCGCCTTGAACCAGGCCGCGAGCCGCTCCCAGGCGGGCAGCGAGATCGCGTACGTGGTCATCTACGACAAGGAAGGGCAGATCGCGGCGGACAGCCGCTCGCCCAACTCCTACGGGCAGCCGCCACGAGACCCCGCCGACCACCGGGCGCACGAGGCGCGCGAGGAGCGCTGGAGCTTCATCGATCCCGGGCGTCCCGGCGAGCCGCGGATCCTCGAGATCCTCCTGCCGGTCTACGTCGAGGGGTACACGGTCAAGTGGGGCACGGTGCGCGTCGGGATCTCGCTCGAAGGGCTCGACACGGAGGTGGCGGCGCTCACGAAGAACCTGATGGTCGTCGCGCTGCTCGCGTCGGTCCTCTGCCTCATCGGCGCGCGGCTCGCCGCGCGCGGCATCACGCGTCCGATCGCGCGGCTCGTGGCGGCGACGCGCGCCATCGCGCAGGGCGACTACTCGCAGCGGCTCCATCTCCGGGGCGGGGACGAGATCGCGACCCTGGCATGGCACTTCGACCGGATGGCCGACGAGGTGCAGCGCCAGCAGGCGGAGATCCTGGCGAGCCGCGAGCATCTCGCCCGGCTGAACCAGAGCCTCGAGGCTGCGGTCGAAGCCCGCACGTATGCGCTCACCGAGTCCGAAGCCAAGTACCGGATCCTCGTCGAGAGCTCGCCCCAGGGCATCCTCATCCTCCAGTCCGGAAAGGCCGTCTTCGCGAACCCCGCGCTCGCGCAGATGTCGGGACGGACGCTGGCCGAGATCCTCCTTCCCGGCTTCGATCCGCTCTCGATGTTCGCCAGGGACTCGCGTCAGGCGATCCGCGACATCATGAGCGCCCCCGAGCGCCATCGCGCCCCCGTCGCGGTCGAGATGGAGCGGGACGGCACGAAGCTGTCCGTCGAGGCGCAGGGGGCGCCGCTCGTCTTCCAGAACGCTCCCGCGACGATGTTCCTCCTGTCGGACGTCACCGCGATGAAGGATCT
- a CDS encoding ABC transporter substrate-binding protein, whose translation MRSLPVKPGPRLAVAVVLLVLVLAVALPVAWKRPGPHTNVEVPVRDPHAGPPASDEPKVFRFFQEPPTTLDPALASDAYSCTVIAQIYSPLVGLTSNLEPTPQVAESWTISRDGKTYVFHIRPGVRFHHGREVTAEDFVFSLTRLFTEPFRSEGLAAGYLDAIAGVPEFVAGKSKTISGIRALDARRLEVRLSRPYRPLLSALALDQASAVPRELMQRHGNAILEVRPVGCGPFRFVRRGDTEGVVLGANDDYFMGRPDIDTLNFFSPPGDVVTKGADALLDGRATLSALPADRIEEFRARPGITMLRWQDLTLAFVGMNASIPPLNDVRVRQAVAHALDRKGILELQPEGKALANGILGPGVPGYTPLTKTHSYDVSRARQLLAEAGYGPQRPLPPIKLYKSVTTNAKVRQIDSMMVAQLGEAGIRVTTQYVTWPVLDEVITSRKAPMFSLSWVADIPDPDTFLRALFYSNSSTNYFRYADATVDSLLDVARGADDPVLRQNAYQRAEERILKQAPFVPLYHPTSFVGLRDHVIGLEMNPLGISTLAMEKLRFAEPKGDGDGRSASR comes from the coding sequence ATGCGCTCCCTTCCGGTGAAGCCCGGCCCGCGGCTCGCGGTGGCCGTCGTTCTGCTCGTCCTCGTGCTCGCCGTGGCGCTTCCTGTCGCATGGAAGCGGCCCGGTCCGCATACCAACGTCGAGGTCCCCGTGCGAGATCCGCACGCGGGGCCCCCGGCCTCCGACGAGCCCAAGGTCTTCCGCTTCTTCCAGGAGCCCCCGACCACGCTCGACCCGGCCCTCGCGTCCGACGCGTACTCGTGCACGGTCATCGCGCAGATCTACAGCCCGCTCGTCGGCCTCACGTCGAACCTGGAGCCGACGCCGCAGGTCGCGGAGAGCTGGACCATCTCCCGCGACGGGAAGACGTACGTCTTCCACATCCGTCCCGGGGTCCGGTTCCACCACGGACGCGAGGTGACGGCGGAGGACTTCGTGTTCAGCCTGACGCGGCTCTTCACGGAGCCCTTCCGCTCCGAGGGGCTGGCCGCCGGGTACCTCGACGCCATCGCGGGCGTCCCCGAGTTCGTCGCCGGGAAATCGAAGACGATCTCGGGCATCCGAGCGCTGGACGCGAGAAGGCTCGAGGTCCGCCTCAGCAGGCCGTACCGGCCGCTCCTGAGCGCGCTCGCGCTGGACCAGGCGTCGGCGGTTCCCCGCGAGCTGATGCAACGTCACGGCAACGCCATCCTCGAGGTCAGGCCGGTCGGATGCGGGCCCTTCCGCTTCGTCCGACGCGGCGACACCGAGGGCGTCGTCCTGGGCGCGAACGACGACTACTTCATGGGCCGGCCGGACATCGACACGCTGAACTTCTTCTCTCCGCCCGGGGACGTGGTCACGAAGGGCGCGGACGCGCTCCTCGACGGCCGCGCGACCCTGAGCGCGCTTCCCGCCGACCGCATCGAGGAGTTCCGCGCACGCCCCGGCATCACGATGCTGCGGTGGCAGGACCTCACGCTCGCGTTCGTGGGAATGAACGCGTCGATTCCGCCTCTGAACGACGTGCGCGTGCGCCAGGCCGTCGCGCACGCCCTCGACCGGAAGGGAATCCTCGAGCTGCAGCCCGAGGGAAAGGCGCTCGCGAACGGGATCCTGGGGCCGGGCGTTCCCGGGTACACGCCCCTGACGAAGACCCATTCCTACGACGTCTCGCGCGCGAGACAGCTCCTGGCCGAGGCCGGCTACGGCCCGCAACGTCCGCTGCCTCCCATCAAGCTCTACAAGTCGGTGACGACCAACGCCAAGGTGCGGCAGATCGACTCGATGATGGTCGCGCAACTCGGAGAGGCCGGGATTCGCGTCACGACCCAGTACGTCACGTGGCCGGTGCTGGACGAGGTCATCACCTCCCGCAAGGCGCCGATGTTCAGCCTCTCGTGGGTCGCCGACATCCCGGATCCCGACACGTTCCTCCGAGCGCTCTTCTACAGCAACAGCTCGACCAACTACTTCCGGTACGCCGACGCGACGGTCGATTCGCTCCTCGACGTGGCTCGCGGCGCGGACGATCCGGTGCTCCGCCAGAACGCGTACCAGCGCGCCGAGGAGCGAATCTTGAAGCAGGCTCCGTTCGTGCCGCTCTACCACCCGACCAGCTTCGTCGGGCTCCGCGACCACGTGATCGGGCTGGAAATGAATCCGCTCGGAATCTCGACCCTGGCCATGGAGAAGCTCCGCTTCGCGGAGCCGAAGGGTGATGGAGACGGTCGAAGCGCGTCCCGCTGA
- the arfB gene encoding alternative ribosome rescue aminoacyl-tRNA hydrolase ArfB yields MPERPGGGGARVPEGEIHLRTSRSGGPGGQNVNKLETRVEVLWNLDESASFSATEKERIREALGGRVGRGGTIRVVSQRHRSQSRNREAAMERLREIVSEALKPRKKRRATGPTAASREARLEGKRRRSSLKRERSAERDHE; encoded by the coding sequence GTGCCTGAGCGGCCGGGGGGCGGCGGAGCGCGCGTTCCGGAAGGCGAGATCCACCTGCGCACGTCCCGCTCGGGCGGGCCGGGCGGCCAGAACGTGAACAAGCTGGAGACGCGAGTCGAGGTCCTCTGGAACCTCGACGAGTCCGCCTCGTTCTCCGCCACCGAGAAGGAGCGCATACGGGAGGCGCTGGGCGGGCGGGTAGGCCGAGGCGGCACGATCCGCGTGGTGAGCCAGCGCCACCGCAGCCAGTCGCGAAACCGCGAGGCGGCCATGGAGCGCCTCCGTGAGATCGTCTCGGAAGCCCTGAAGCCCCGAAAGAAGCGGCGCGCGACAGGCCCCACCGCAGCCTCCCGCGAAGCGCGCCTCGAGGGGAAGCGGAGGCGTTCCTCGCTGAAGCGGGAGCGCTCCGCCGAGAGGGACCACGAGTAA
- a CDS encoding M24 family metallopeptidase: MSAPGSSAALPSAGTLDRIAAIQGAVRDAGLQGWLFFDFHGTNPTARAILGVGEGAGAPKTTRRWFYLVPARGEPVKVVHRLEPAALDHLPGETHVYLTWAELDRAIAETIGGVGRGGERGGEHGGERGYERGNERGREPSIAMEYSPLARLPYVSRVDAGTVEMVRAAGAKVVSSADLAQRFGGVLSPEQRRDHVAAGRLVHDVIQGAFRHAADAVRAGTPCTEVSLQGWIRERLASAGLVSSDPPTVAVNEHSGDPHFSVSPAGDLRIGRGDFLLVDAWAKASRPGSVYADYTQVAFLGSSVPERHGEIFSIVCDARDRAIETVRAALREGRPIRGCDVDDAARGVIRERGYGERFVHRTGHSIGEEVHANGVHLDNLETRDERQLLDGTLVSVEPGIYLEEFGVRSEVDLLIDGGEAVVTTEPIQTAIPALLA, from the coding sequence CGACCGGATCGCCGCGATCCAGGGCGCGGTACGCGACGCGGGACTCCAGGGATGGCTCTTCTTCGACTTCCACGGAACGAATCCCACCGCGCGCGCGATCCTCGGCGTGGGCGAAGGAGCCGGGGCGCCCAAGACGACCCGGCGGTGGTTCTATCTCGTGCCGGCACGGGGCGAGCCGGTCAAGGTGGTTCATCGCCTCGAGCCAGCGGCGCTGGATCATCTTCCCGGCGAAACGCACGTCTACCTCACGTGGGCGGAGCTCGACCGCGCGATCGCGGAGACGATCGGCGGCGTGGGGCGCGGGGGCGAGCGCGGGGGCGAGCACGGGGGCGAGCGGGGGTACGAGCGCGGGAACGAGCGGGGGCGCGAGCCCTCGATCGCGATGGAGTACTCACCCCTCGCGAGGCTTCCGTATGTCTCGCGTGTCGACGCGGGCACGGTGGAGATGGTCCGTGCCGCGGGAGCGAAGGTGGTCTCCTCGGCCGATCTCGCGCAGCGGTTCGGAGGCGTTCTCTCCCCCGAGCAGCGGCGCGATCATGTCGCCGCCGGGCGCCTGGTTCACGACGTCATCCAAGGCGCGTTCCGGCACGCGGCCGATGCGGTGCGCGCCGGCACGCCGTGTACCGAGGTCTCCCTTCAGGGGTGGATCCGGGAGCGGCTCGCGTCCGCCGGGCTCGTCTCGAGCGATCCTCCCACGGTGGCCGTGAACGAGCACTCGGGCGATCCGCACTTCTCGGTCTCTCCCGCCGGCGATCTTCGGATCGGCCGCGGCGACTTCCTGCTCGTCGACGCGTGGGCGAAGGCGTCACGGCCCGGCTCGGTGTACGCCGACTACACGCAGGTGGCGTTCCTGGGCTCCTCGGTGCCCGAGCGTCACGGCGAGATCTTCTCCATCGTGTGCGATGCGCGCGATCGCGCGATCGAGACCGTGCGCGCCGCGCTCCGTGAAGGCCGCCCCATTCGCGGTTGTGACGTGGACGACGCGGCACGCGGGGTGATCCGCGAGCGCGGCTACGGAGAGCGCTTCGTGCACCGCACCGGCCACTCCATCGGAGAAGAGGTCCACGCGAACGGCGTCCACCTCGACAATCTCGAGACGCGGGACGAGCGCCAGCTCCTGGACGGAACCCTGGTCTCCGTGGAGCCCGGCATCTACCTCGAGGAGTTCGGCGTGCGGAGCGAGGTCGATCTCCTGATCGACGGCGGGGAGGCGGTCGTCACGACGGAGCCGATCCAGACCGCCATCCCCGCGCTGCTCGCCTGA